One segment of Bacillus alkalisoli DNA contains the following:
- a CDS encoding LAGLIDADG family homing endonuclease: MEVWEAAYVAGIIDGEGSITLSRIHANEFRRPCITIASTDLELLIYLKDLIGGSISKKKNYKPQVHKNSYSLSVKTKNEVFQTLRATYPFLRVNCKRKRAEWILSMYDKVTLRNGKYNKEQLEQKLAFESSFFDL; encoded by the coding sequence ATGGAGGTTTGGGAAGCTGCTTATGTTGCTGGAATTATTGATGGTGAAGGGTCCATAACGTTAAGTAGAATTCACGCTAATGAATTTCGTCGGCCTTGCATAACTATTGCCTCTACAGATTTAGAGCTACTTATATATCTGAAAGATTTAATTGGTGGTTCAATCTCCAAAAAGAAAAACTACAAACCACAAGTTCATAAAAACTCATATTCACTTAGTGTTAAAACGAAAAATGAAGTTTTTCAAACTCTTCGTGCTACATATCCATTTCTAAGAGTTAATTGTAAACGTAAAAGAGCTGAATGGATATTAAGTATGTACGATAAAGTAACTTTACGAAATGGTAAATACAACAAGGAACAATTAGAACAAAAGCTTGCTTTTGAATCTAGCTTTTTTGACCTTTAG
- the smpB gene encoding SsrA-binding protein SmpB: protein MPKGSGKTVSQNKKAYHDYFIEETFETGMVLQGTEIKSIRAGRINMKDAFARVQQGEVFIHNMHISPYEQGNRYNHEPLRTRKLLLHRREINKLIGMTKEEGYTLVPLKVYMKNGFAKLLIGLGKGKKKYDKREDLKQKEAKRDIERAFRDRQKM from the coding sequence ATGCCAAAAGGTAGTGGTAAAACAGTCAGTCAAAACAAAAAAGCGTACCATGATTATTTTATCGAAGAAACATTTGAGACAGGCATGGTGCTTCAAGGTACAGAGATTAAATCGATACGTGCAGGTCGCATAAACATGAAAGATGCGTTTGCCCGCGTGCAACAAGGGGAAGTATTTATACATAACATGCACATAAGCCCGTATGAACAAGGAAACCGATACAATCACGAACCTTTACGTACTCGTAAGTTATTACTTCATCGCCGCGAAATCAATAAACTTATTGGAATGACAAAAGAAGAAGGATACACGCTAGTTCCACTAAAAGTTTATATGAAAAATGGTTTTGCTAAGTTGTTAATAGGACTTGGTAAAGGAAAGAAAAAGTACGATAAACGTGAAGATCTAAAACAAAAAGAAGCAAAACGCGATATTGAACGAGCATTCCGTGATCGTCAGAAGATGTGA